One genomic region from Pyxicephalus adspersus chromosome 1, UCB_Pads_2.0, whole genome shotgun sequence encodes:
- the LOC140338088 gene encoding olfactory receptor 5AP2-like, producing MRKSNLTKIYTEFIFTGLTDNPDLKILLFLAFLIIYVIAILGNVGIIATIQLESGLNTPMYFFVSQLAMLDLFYTSIITPNTLINLTRKEQSITIAGCATQLLLFGGSASTESYLLAAMAYDRFVAICQPLLYATIMSSRLCKLLVGGAYFAGFLNSAIHISLTFALKYWKSNVIDHFYCDIPPLFKLACSNTFLNRVIIFIFGGFTAAICMSTILYSYINILIAILGIQSGRSKAFSTCASHLTCVSIFYGSLILAYLRTPSAYLHINDKIISVFYAVIIPTINPMIYSLRNTEVKVAVSKIINKYCFFKSVKGATNMFVQPYFTMPKMKYS from the exons ATGCGTAAATCAAACCTGACCAAAATAT ATACAGAATTCATCTTCACAGGACTAACTGACAATCCTGACCTGAAAATTCTACTCTTCCTAGCATTCCTGATTATCTATGTTATTGCCATTCTAGGAAATGTTGGCATTATTGCCACTATTCAGCTGGAATCTGGACTCAACACTCCAATGTACTTCTTTGTTAGTCAGCTGGCAATGCTTGATCTTTTCTATACATCCATTATAACACCAAACACACTGATAAACTTAACCAGAAAAGAGCAATCTATAACTATTGCTGGATGTGCCACACAGTTGTTGCTCTTCGGAGGTTCAGCGAGCACAGAGAGTTATCTATTAGCTGCAATGGCTTATGACAGATTTGTGGCAATATGTCAGCCTTTGCTCTATGCAACTATTATGTCTAGCAGGTTGTGTAAGCTTTTGGTGGGGGGAGCCTATTTTGCAGGTTTTTTAAACTCTGCTATCCACATAAGTCTTACATTTGCCTTAAAATACTGGAAAAGCAATGTAATTGACCATTTCTACTGTGACATCCCACCACTCTTTAAACTAGCATGTTCCAATACATTTCTCAACAgggtaattatatttatttttgggggaTTTACAGCTGCTATCTGCATGTCAACCATTCTGTACTCTTATATCAATATCTTGATTGCTATTTTGGGTATTCAATCAGGCAGAAGTAAGGCATTCTCCACATGTGCTTCTCATCTGACTTGTGTATCTATATTTTACGGTTCTTTGATTCTTGCATATCTTAGAACCCCGTCAGCCTATCTGCACATTAATGATAAAATCATCTCTGTGTTTTATGCAGTAATAATACCCACTATCAATCCAATGATATACAGTTTGAGAAATACAGAGGTAAAAGTAGCTGTGAGTAAAATTatcaacaaatattgttttttcaaatcTGTAAAAGGAGCTACTAACATGTTTGTACAGCCCTATTTTACTATGCCTAAAATGAAATATAGCTAA